The following are from one region of the Acidobacteriota bacterium genome:
- a CDS encoding efflux RND transporter permease subunit, whose amino-acid sequence MLNRIIDFTIAYRWFVLVSALILVGVGGYALYTIPVEAFPDLTNNQVVVVTEAPSLPPTEVEQLVTYPIEQAMLGLPKKQEVRSLSKLGLSMVTVIFDDSVPMYFARQVVNERLQQIASRLPQGIQPVLGPPSTAFGELYQYTLSGPMSAMQLKDVQEWTIKNQLRTVPGVSDVNTWGGETKQFQIKVDPTLIGQYGLTLRDIATRVEQNNTNFGGGYIEHASEQYTVRGTGRTVTTDDIGSIVLIANQGSSVLLRDVAEIAIGAAPKQGATLRGGETVSGMVIMLKGDNGKRVLELVKEKIASMSLPVGVKIVPFYDQSSVIDGTIATVKKNLFEGFVLVTVVLLLFLGNIRAALITASIIPLSMLISFLGMRLFGISANLMSLGAIDFGMIVDGAVVMMENSVHRLEDEHGQESPLDSVRRAAKEVARPMTFGVAIIIAVYLPILFLEGLEGRMFRPMAITVCAALFGSLLLALTVIPALASLIFRHGLPRGASHQKWQGWVERLNNRYGRLLEWHIQHRRLTVGTALLILAVAIGSLFFIGTEFMPQLDEGSILVETRKLPGVSLTESVEMSKRVQQTLRAFPEIQDIVIKIGRPDFATEAMGINEGDTYVLPRPINTWTRFHTKEELIEAMDQELSKIPGISYSFTQPMAMRVDETVSGIKADLAVKIFGDDFRTLESLSQQVLHYVASVPGAANPQIEVTSGVAELSVRVDRSALARYGLNVSDVQQAVEAGASGSVVSEVIDGQKRYTVALRMPDRYRSDPDAIRRIVLRAPGGEQVMLSELARIEVNRGAEKINREEGQRRVVVMANVRGRDLGGFVSEVRSKLGRELKLPPGYFLEYGGQFENQERATRRLMLVIPLVVGIIFGLLYMTFMAVKQSILVLANVPFALVGGIAALWLRGMNLNLSASVGFIALFGVAVLNGVVLVTSINQLRHEGLSVRAAVVAGSRRRLRPVLMTALVASLGFVPMAVSTSTGAEIQRPLATVVIGGLFSSTILTLFLLPIFYEWMMKGGREPAVESLKEQPALQ is encoded by the coding sequence ATGCTGAACCGAATCATTGATTTCACGATCGCCTACCGCTGGTTTGTGCTGGTCAGCGCACTGATACTGGTGGGAGTAGGCGGGTACGCACTCTATACCATCCCCGTCGAAGCTTTTCCTGACCTGACTAACAACCAGGTGGTCGTTGTGACGGAAGCGCCTTCGCTGCCACCCACGGAGGTCGAGCAACTGGTCACGTATCCGATTGAGCAGGCCATGCTCGGATTACCCAAGAAACAGGAAGTGCGTTCGCTGTCGAAACTGGGGCTCTCGATGGTGACGGTCATCTTCGACGACTCGGTACCAATGTATTTTGCCAGGCAAGTGGTGAATGAGCGTTTGCAGCAGATTGCCTCACGTTTGCCACAGGGCATCCAGCCCGTCCTCGGTCCTCCGTCAACTGCCTTTGGAGAACTCTATCAGTACACCCTCAGCGGACCGATGAGCGCGATGCAACTCAAGGACGTGCAGGAGTGGACGATTAAGAATCAGCTTCGCACCGTGCCGGGTGTCAGCGACGTGAATACCTGGGGTGGTGAGACCAAGCAGTTCCAGATCAAGGTCGACCCCACTCTGATCGGGCAATACGGACTGACCTTGCGAGACATCGCGACGCGGGTCGAGCAGAACAACACGAACTTTGGCGGCGGTTACATCGAACATGCGTCTGAGCAGTACACAGTCCGAGGGACAGGACGGACCGTCACAACCGACGATATCGGAAGCATTGTCCTGATCGCCAACCAAGGGTCGTCTGTGCTGCTGCGCGACGTGGCTGAAATAGCGATAGGGGCCGCGCCCAAGCAAGGTGCTACATTGCGCGGCGGTGAGACGGTGTCAGGCATGGTGATCATGCTTAAGGGCGACAACGGAAAGCGTGTTCTCGAACTGGTGAAAGAAAAAATCGCCAGCATGAGCCTCCCCGTTGGCGTCAAGATCGTGCCTTTCTACGACCAGTCGTCGGTCATCGACGGGACGATCGCTACAGTCAAGAAGAATCTCTTCGAGGGTTTCGTTCTGGTGACGGTCGTGCTGTTGCTTTTTCTAGGCAACATCCGGGCCGCGCTCATCACGGCATCCATCATTCCCTTATCGATGCTGATCAGTTTTCTGGGCATGCGCCTCTTCGGGATCAGTGCAAATCTCATGAGTCTCGGAGCAATCGACTTCGGGATGATCGTGGATGGAGCGGTGGTCATGATGGAAAACTCCGTCCATCGGCTGGAGGATGAACACGGTCAAGAATCACCGCTGGACTCTGTCCGGCGTGCTGCCAAGGAAGTCGCCCGTCCGATGACCTTTGGGGTCGCCATTATTATCGCAGTCTATCTGCCCATCTTGTTCCTAGAAGGGTTGGAGGGGCGCATGTTCCGGCCGATGGCGATTACGGTTTGCGCCGCATTATTTGGCTCGCTCCTTCTCGCGCTCACCGTCATCCCGGCGCTGGCGTCGTTGATCTTTCGTCATGGCCTTCCCCGCGGCGCTTCCCATCAAAAATGGCAGGGGTGGGTCGAACGTCTTAACAATCGGTATGGTCGGTTGCTCGAATGGCACATTCAGCACCGAAGGCTGACGGTCGGCACCGCTCTACTCATTTTGGCAGTCGCAATCGGTTCCTTATTCTTCATTGGCACGGAGTTTATGCCGCAGCTCGATGAGGGTTCGATTCTGGTGGAGACCCGAAAGCTGCCTGGTGTTTCGCTGACAGAATCGGTGGAGATGAGCAAACGTGTGCAGCAAACCCTGCGGGCATTCCCAGAAATCCAAGACATCGTTATCAAGATCGGTCGCCCCGATTTTGCGACTGAGGCAATGGGAATTAACGAGGGTGACACCTATGTCTTACCCCGCCCGATCAACACTTGGACCCGGTTCCATACCAAGGAAGAACTGATTGAGGCCATGGACCAGGAACTCTCCAAAATCCCTGGTATTTCCTACAGCTTCACTCAGCCCATGGCAATGCGCGTGGACGAGACGGTTTCGGGTATCAAAGCGGACTTGGCAGTCAAGATTTTTGGCGATGACTTCCGCACCCTCGAATCTCTTTCGCAGCAGGTACTGCACTATGTTGCGAGCGTCCCAGGCGCAGCTAATCCTCAAATTGAGGTCACGTCAGGCGTGGCGGAGCTTTCTGTTCGCGTCGATCGGAGCGCATTGGCCCGATACGGGCTCAATGTTTCAGATGTACAACAGGCGGTCGAGGCTGGCGCTTCTGGTTCCGTGGTATCCGAGGTCATTGATGGGCAAAAGAGGTATACGGTGGCGCTCCGCATGCCGGACCGCTACCGCAGTGACCCGGATGCCATCCGCCGCATCGTGCTCCGCGCACCCGGAGGAGAACAGGTCATGTTAAGTGAGTTGGCGCGGATCGAAGTGAATCGCGGCGCCGAAAAAATCAACCGTGAGGAGGGCCAGCGGCGCGTGGTCGTCATGGCGAACGTGCGTGGCCGGGATTTAGGTGGTTTTGTAAGCGAGGTTCGCTCAAAGCTCGGTCGCGAACTGAAGCTCCCACCCGGCTATTTCCTCGAATACGGTGGCCAGTTTGAAAACCAAGAGCGCGCAACTCGCCGGCTCATGCTTGTCATACCCTTGGTGGTCGGCATCATCTTCGGGCTGCTCTATATGACCTTTATGGCCGTAAAACAATCGATTCTGGTGCTCGCGAACGTGCCTTTCGCGCTGGTTGGCGGAATTGCTGCTTTATGGTTGCGGGGCATGAATCTAAATCTGTCGGCCTCGGTGGGGTTCATCGCTCTCTTCGGAGTTGCGGTTTTGAATGGGGTGGTACTTGTCACATCAATCAATCAACTGCGGCACGAAGGCCTCTCGGTGCGAGCTGCTGTGGTCGCCGGTTCAAGGCGCCGACTCCGCCCGGTGCTAATGACGGCCCTGGTTGCCAGCCTTGGTTTCGTGCCCATGGCTGTTTCGACTTCTACGGGTGCGGAGATACAGCGTCCACTGGCCACAGTTGTCATAGGCGGCCTATTCTCTTCAACGATCCTGACCCTGTTCCTGCTGCCGATTTTCTACGAGTGGATGATGAAGGGCGGGAGGGAGCCAGCCGTTGAAAGCCTGAAAGAACAGCCTGCCTTGCAGTAG
- a CDS encoding efflux RND transporter periplasmic adaptor subunit: MTHRSGMIVVLMSMMWLAACDRASKTAAATLEQGSQHKRDEVLLPIAEQTQSTFQVETLAASNEPELLRVPGRITLTDNGSWRVGVLTSGRVEKVFVNSGDFVEKNQVLAGMHSRDVQEARAAYQTSRSDLSRAEAAAALAQKNYDRTQRLYSLKAASLEEMERAHQELVNVQAAVRDEQIEVEKERVHLKVTLGVPSDPGPEYRGDDADLIPIRAPGAGYVLAKNVSSGAVVDPTKDIFVIGNLKRLWMIASVNETNIARLRVGQRASVAVNAFPNEHFTGTITNLGQELDPVTRVMRVRIELENPSIKLRPEMLANAEIAVGGLRSLLLLPAEAVQQINDQDVVFVRKSADRFEVRPVRAGETIDGRLAILEGLKAGDAVVIRGSFLLKSQLLKSSMESE; this comes from the coding sequence TTGACACATCGTTCGGGAATGATTGTCGTACTCATGAGCATGATGTGGTTGGCGGCTTGTGATCGCGCCAGCAAGACTGCCGCGGCCACACTAGAGCAGGGCTCACAGCATAAGCGCGACGAAGTCCTGCTGCCGATTGCTGAACAAACCCAAAGCACTTTTCAGGTGGAAACCCTGGCCGCGAGCAATGAGCCAGAGTTATTGCGGGTTCCTGGAAGGATCACGCTGACCGACAACGGCAGTTGGCGCGTAGGCGTGCTCACCAGTGGCCGGGTGGAAAAGGTGTTTGTAAATTCAGGAGACTTCGTGGAGAAGAACCAGGTTCTGGCCGGCATGCACAGCCGTGACGTACAGGAGGCCCGCGCAGCCTACCAAACATCTCGTTCCGATCTCTCTCGCGCTGAAGCGGCGGCCGCCCTGGCCCAAAAGAACTACGACCGCACGCAACGGCTGTACTCGCTGAAAGCGGCGTCTCTGGAAGAAATGGAACGTGCCCATCAGGAACTGGTGAATGTCCAGGCCGCCGTCCGGGATGAGCAGATCGAGGTAGAGAAGGAACGCGTCCATCTTAAGGTCACTCTCGGAGTTCCCTCCGACCCAGGTCCAGAATACCGAGGGGATGATGCCGATCTGATTCCCATCCGCGCCCCTGGCGCGGGATACGTTCTGGCAAAAAATGTATCGTCGGGAGCGGTGGTTGACCCTACCAAAGACATTTTTGTGATTGGTAATCTGAAGCGCTTGTGGATGATCGCATCCGTCAATGAAACCAATATCGCGCGCTTGCGCGTCGGCCAGCGCGCCAGCGTGGCGGTAAACGCTTTTCCAAACGAACACTTTACGGGCACAATCACCAACCTTGGGCAGGAACTTGATCCTGTGACTCGCGTCATGCGGGTGAGAATCGAACTTGAGAATCCATCGATCAAGCTTCGCCCGGAGATGCTGGCCAACGCAGAAATCGCGGTGGGCGGCCTCAGGTCCCTGTTGCTCCTACCCGCCGAAGCCGTGCAGCAAATCAATGACCAGGACGTCGTCTTTGTGCGGAAATCCGCAGATCGCTTCGAGGTGCGACCCGTCCGGGCCGGTGAAACAATCGACGGGCGCCTCGCAATCCTGGAAGGGTTGAAGGCCGGAGATGCGGTCGTAATCCGAGGTAGTTTCCTGCTGAAGTCGCAACTCTTGAAATCTTCGATGGAAAGCGAGTAG
- a CDS encoding TolC family protein, whose protein sequence is MIDKVTLAAVLLFSGFSTAQTPLGLDDAVKLALSQRPELQASAARVESAEQLRRQSALFPNPRLIFQAENIRSSGFNYGQDADTFAYASQVIETSGRRKNRIAVAQGAVSRSELEGQLGRRDIAERVRDAYWNALAAKTTRVLYDENLQFFGEILQYHEARLKEGKVAEVDVLRVRLESGRLRAAADNARLDAEGTQLELARELGTPNGGPWKLTEDIGQLETPRTAAQQSSVGETRPEGRLAEQAVSQARSVIGLERANGRPDLEALFGYKRTSGLNTAIAGLQFNIPIFNRNQGATRAAMANLRAAEHDLAATHAILETDLALARKQYDARRQQVEHIFRPLRDQAVEISDISRAAYREGGLDLLRLLDAERLRVDAQISLVRALNEFHHSVTALERAEGVQP, encoded by the coding sequence ATGATCGACAAAGTTACGCTAGCAGCCGTGCTGCTGTTCTCTGGTTTTTCTACTGCGCAGACCCCACTGGGGCTCGATGATGCCGTAAAACTGGCATTGTCTCAACGGCCGGAACTCCAGGCCTCTGCGGCGCGCGTCGAATCTGCCGAGCAGCTACGAAGGCAATCGGCGCTGTTCCCAAATCCGCGGTTGATTTTCCAGGCGGAGAACATTCGATCTTCTGGTTTTAACTACGGGCAGGATGCGGATACGTTCGCCTACGCCTCACAGGTAATCGAGACCTCTGGACGCCGCAAGAATCGTATCGCAGTTGCTCAGGGCGCCGTGAGTCGCAGTGAACTTGAAGGCCAGCTGGGCCGCCGTGACATTGCGGAACGGGTGCGCGACGCATATTGGAACGCTCTGGCGGCTAAGACAACACGCGTTCTCTACGACGAGAACCTGCAATTCTTTGGGGAGATCCTTCAGTATCACGAAGCGCGACTAAAGGAAGGCAAAGTGGCAGAAGTCGATGTCCTTCGGGTGCGTCTGGAGAGTGGCCGATTGCGCGCCGCGGCTGACAACGCCCGGCTGGACGCAGAAGGGACCCAGTTGGAGTTGGCTCGTGAACTCGGCACTCCTAATGGCGGACCGTGGAAACTAACTGAGGATATTGGCCAACTTGAGACACCCCGAACAGCCGCCCAGCAATCGAGCGTTGGGGAAACCCGTCCCGAAGGACGTCTAGCAGAACAAGCGGTTTCTCAGGCCCGTAGCGTCATTGGATTGGAGCGTGCCAACGGCCGTCCGGACTTGGAGGCACTATTCGGATACAAGCGCACTTCAGGTCTCAATACGGCGATTGCCGGGCTGCAATTCAACATTCCGATCTTCAACCGAAACCAAGGCGCAACTAGAGCAGCCATGGCGAACCTTCGCGCCGCGGAACACGATCTTGCCGCGACGCACGCCATTCTGGAGACGGATCTTGCCTTGGCCCGCAAGCAATATGACGCACGACGCCAGCAGGTGGAACACATATTCCGGCCTTTGAGGGACCAGGCCGTCGAGATTTCCGATATCAGCAGGGCGGCCTATCGTGAAGGCGGACTGGACTTGCTTCGTCTACTCGATGCCGAGCGGCTACGTGTGGATGCGCAGATTTCGTTGGTGCGCGCCCTCAATGAGTTTCACCACAGCGTGACGGCTCTGGAGCGAGCAGAAGGAGTGCAGCCTTGA
- a CDS encoding nuclear transport factor 2 family protein — MKPATLLVAVLAVVSVIAAAQTEADQTEVRSVISEFERALQTRSIEKIERLVSADVVVFENGYRNDGWADFRDRHLIPQFKASPTQYKSEIVKIDVGPSMAWGYSRMSRAIIHDGDKRPDLWAIYILKKEANKWRIVELSWSVRRVGE, encoded by the coding sequence ATGAAACCGGCAACACTATTGGTTGCAGTTCTGGCGGTAGTGAGCGTAATAGCGGCGGCGCAAACCGAAGCTGACCAAACAGAAGTTCGGAGTGTGATCAGCGAGTTTGAAAGAGCCCTGCAAACACGAAGTATTGAGAAAATCGAGAGACTAGTCTCAGCCGATGTAGTCGTTTTTGAAAACGGCTACCGGAACGATGGCTGGGCGGATTTCCGTGACCGTCACTTGATACCACAATTCAAAGCATCTCCCACGCAGTACAAAAGTGAAATTGTAAAGATCGATGTTGGCCCCTCAATGGCATGGGGGTATTCGAGAATGAGCCGTGCCATCATCCATGATGGAGACAAGCGACCCGATCTGTGGGCGATCTATATTCTGAAGAAGGAAGCGAACAAGTGGCGGATTGTCGAACTCAGCTGGAGTGTAAGACGAGTCGGTGAATAG
- a CDS encoding DUF305 domain-containing protein has product MNIGRISLLVLAGCVVLLLVGCHGREAHAGIPAGPEAYDERFLKWLVNHHNDDDRMIDPCTKNETIRKELRDFCTSIDQQHRERIERMKAWLKDWYGEELPRTDNIPLWLGGLKGEEFEREFFKEYEHHHADAAESIKECSSKATHPELRELCQRIAPGQQNQLKQLRQWRCVWFKDCN; this is encoded by the coding sequence ATGAATATTGGTCGCATTTCCTTGCTTGTATTAGCAGGTTGCGTTGTGCTCTTGCTGGTCGGTTGTCACGGTCGTGAAGCGCACGCCGGCATTCCCGCTGGTCCCGAAGCCTACGACGAGCGATTCCTGAAATGGCTGGTCAATCATCACAATGACGATGACAGGATGATCGACCCGTGTACAAAGAATGAAACGATCCGCAAAGAACTGCGTGACTTTTGCACCAGTATTGACCAACAACATCGGGAACGGATTGAACGAATGAAAGCATGGTTGAAGGATTGGTACGGGGAAGAACTCCCGCGCACTGACAATATTCCTTTGTGGCTCGGAGGGCTAAAGGGCGAGGAATTCGAACGAGAATTCTTTAAGGAGTACGAGCACCATCATGCCGATGCGGCTGAGTCGATTAAAGAGTGTTCTAGCAAAGCCACGCACCCGGAACTGCGCGAGTTGTGTCAGCGAATCGCTCCGGGGCAACAGAACCAACTCAAACAATTGCGGCAATGGCGCTGCGTCTGGTTCAAAGACTGCAACTGA
- the cadA gene encoding cadmium-translocating P-type ATPase: MKILEFKIRGMDCAEEVAVLKREVGPIVGGENHLIFDILRGKMTVNGSQVTSPDIIRAVNNTGMRAEPWGEKPTTGSGQDSGLGFRNGRTIATIISGALTFVGFLTHGILSGGFARALGSEGLGLAHNVPLAVRVIYVAAIVAGGWYVAPKALFALRRMRPDMNLLMTIAVIGAGIIGEWLEAALVAFLFALSLALEAWSVGRARRAVEALLDLAPPTVRVLVDGRETEVSADQVSLGTVFLVKPGDRIALDGEVLRGSSEVNQAPITGESVPVLKEAGSQVFAGTINGNGALEVRSTKVASDTTLAHIIQLVGAAQAKKAPSEQWVEKFARYYTPIVFMSAALVFLVPPLLLGGSWQEWTYRALVLLVIGCPCALVISTPVSIVAALAASARNGVLIKGGAYVEAPARLKAIAMDKTGTLTEGRPRVTDVLPEPGISEHELLETAATMELQSDHPLARAILDHCQRVGIRFRSVSDFKIIQGKGAEGEIEGRRYWLGSHRYLEERGEETPEVHERLEQLARSGQSVVVIGDESRVVGMITLADAVRPASREALRRLRAEGIEHIVMLTGDNRPTAEAIAQATGVDEVHAELLPQDKVAVIEKLVDKYGQVAMIGDGVNDAPAMARATLGISMGAMGSDAAIEASDVALMSDDLSKIPWLVRHSRRALSIIRQNISLSLAVKALFVALTFVGFASLWAAIAADMGVSLLVIFNALRLLRGTE; this comes from the coding sequence ATGAAGATCTTGGAATTCAAAATTCGAGGCATGGACTGCGCTGAAGAAGTAGCCGTATTGAAGCGTGAGGTCGGCCCGATCGTCGGCGGCGAGAACCATCTCATTTTCGACATTTTACGCGGCAAGATGACCGTGAATGGATCGCAAGTGACGTCCCCGGACATCATCCGCGCCGTGAACAACACGGGCATGCGCGCGGAACCATGGGGCGAGAAGCCTACGACGGGCTCGGGGCAGGATTCTGGTCTTGGGTTCCGGAACGGCCGCACGATCGCGACCATCATCAGCGGCGCGTTGACGTTCGTAGGTTTCCTTACGCATGGAATTCTGAGCGGCGGTTTCGCTCGGGCATTGGGTTCGGAAGGACTGGGCCTAGCGCATAACGTGCCCTTGGCCGTTCGCGTCATTTATGTCGCTGCCATCGTGGCTGGTGGATGGTATGTCGCGCCGAAAGCACTGTTTGCGCTCCGCCGAATGCGTCCCGATATGAATTTGCTGATGACGATCGCAGTCATCGGCGCGGGCATCATCGGTGAATGGCTAGAGGCAGCCCTCGTTGCCTTCCTTTTCGCTTTGAGTTTAGCTCTTGAGGCGTGGAGCGTGGGTCGTGCGCGAAGAGCCGTCGAGGCGCTGCTCGACTTGGCTCCGCCGACTGTTCGCGTTCTGGTGGATGGGCGAGAAACGGAGGTATCCGCCGACCAAGTTTCTCTTGGAACAGTGTTCCTCGTCAAACCTGGCGATCGAATAGCGCTGGACGGTGAGGTGCTGCGCGGAAGCAGCGAGGTCAATCAGGCGCCCATTACAGGCGAGAGCGTCCCAGTGTTGAAGGAAGCCGGCTCCCAGGTGTTTGCTGGGACCATCAATGGCAACGGCGCCCTAGAAGTTCGCTCGACCAAAGTGGCGTCGGACACGACGCTTGCTCATATCATCCAGTTGGTTGGAGCGGCGCAAGCGAAAAAGGCGCCTTCCGAGCAGTGGGTGGAAAAGTTCGCCCGCTATTACACACCCATCGTCTTTATGTCAGCCGCCCTGGTGTTTCTAGTGCCGCCGCTTCTACTGGGCGGTAGTTGGCAGGAGTGGACCTACCGGGCGCTCGTGTTGCTGGTGATTGGATGCCCCTGCGCTCTGGTGATTTCGACCCCCGTCAGTATTGTTGCGGCCCTGGCGGCATCAGCCCGAAACGGCGTGCTGATAAAGGGAGGAGCTTACGTAGAGGCGCCTGCACGGCTAAAAGCCATCGCGATGGACAAGACGGGAACGCTCACGGAAGGACGACCTCGTGTGACTGACGTGCTTCCTGAACCTGGCATATCCGAACACGAGCTTCTGGAAACGGCTGCCACGATGGAGCTGCAGAGCGATCACCCGTTGGCGCGCGCCATTCTGGATCACTGCCAAAGAGTGGGAATCCGTTTCCGTTCGGTTTCTGATTTCAAAATCATCCAGGGCAAGGGAGCAGAAGGCGAGATCGAAGGCCGTCGGTATTGGCTCGGCTCACATCGCTATTTGGAAGAGCGGGGAGAAGAAACTCCTGAGGTCCACGAACGGCTGGAACAGCTGGCTCGTTCCGGGCAATCGGTTGTGGTGATTGGTGACGAGTCGCGCGTGGTCGGGATGATTACTCTGGCCGACGCAGTGAGGCCCGCAAGCCGTGAGGCCCTGCGGCGACTGCGCGCAGAAGGCATCGAGCACATTGTGATGTTGACCGGCGATAACCGGCCCACAGCGGAGGCCATCGCCCAGGCAACCGGGGTGGACGAGGTACACGCAGAGCTGTTACCGCAGGACAAGGTCGCGGTAATCGAAAAGTTGGTGGACAAGTATGGACAAGTTGCGATGATCGGGGATGGCGTTAACGATGCCCCCGCGATGGCTCGGGCCACGCTGGGTATTTCGATGGGAGCTATGGGCAGCGATGCAGCGATTGAGGCTTCTGATGTTGCCTTGATGTCTGACGACCTTTCGAAGATCCCGTGGCTGGTGCGGCATTCCCGCCGGGCGCTGTCTATCATAAGGCAAAACATCTCTCTTTCGTTGGCCGTAAAAGCCCTCTTCGTTGCGCTTACATTTGTGGGATTTGCATCTCTGTGGGCGGCGATCGCGGCCGATATGGGAGTATCACTGCTCGTCATTTTCAACGCGCTACGTTTGCTGCGCGGGACTGAATAA
- a CDS encoding P-II family nitrogen regulator, whose translation MKEIKAIMQPFLISKVVEALKLIPGLPGVTVSDVRGFGRAQAVGAVNTVAEGAVEYVKKSKLEVVVPDEMAEKVVEAIQRNAHTGNAGDGKIFVYRVDDVVRIRTGEHGDSAI comes from the coding sequence ATGAAGGAAATAAAAGCGATCATGCAGCCGTTTCTGATTTCGAAGGTGGTGGAAGCTCTGAAGCTGATCCCGGGCCTGCCGGGCGTGACCGTGTCTGATGTTCGCGGTTTTGGCCGGGCACAAGCCGTCGGCGCTGTGAATACTGTTGCGGAAGGAGCAGTCGAGTATGTAAAGAAATCGAAACTCGAAGTAGTAGTTCCCGATGAGATGGCCGAGAAAGTCGTCGAAGCCATACAGCGGAACGCGCACACTGGCAACGCCGGCGATGGCAAGATTTTCGTGTACAGAGTGGATGATGTTGTACGCATTCGAACCGGCGAGCATGGAGACTCTGCCATCTGA